From bacterium, a single genomic window includes:
- a CDS encoding AAA family ATPase, which translates to MAIKKIKLSNFKSFRDMEINLGKFNVLIGANASGKSNFIQIFRFLKDIKNFGLDNAISMQGGIEYLRNMNIGSSDNFSLEVISDQVYMRPFMAKKPEKKFIRAGVYETIYNFTIKFRKRGLGVETEEQIVQKFNIEVQQERIGKEKKKEIGEITISKINGKINVVPSKLPNEISTDDIIPPFLTIEQNKQKSLLLERVTSFIMPPIFSDISIYDFDPKIIKRATPITGKAELEEDGSNLAIILKNIIENKENKRKFFNLVQDLLPFVDNLNVEKFVDKSLFFKLKETYSKKEYLPASLISDGTVNIIALIIALYFEKKPITIIEEPERNIHPYLISKVVEMMKDVTTQVIVTTHNPEIVKHAGLENILLISRDKNGFSVISKPQEKEDVKIFLENELGIEELYVQNLLGSNI; encoded by the coding sequence ATGGCCATAAAGAAAATTAAATTATCAAATTTTAAAAGTTTCAGGGATATGGAAATAAATCTCGGTAAATTTAATGTGTTAATAGGTGCTAATGCCTCTGGTAAATCAAATTTTATACAAATTTTTAGATTTCTCAAAGATATAAAAAATTTTGGTTTGGATAATGCCATATCTATGCAGGGAGGTATTGAATATCTCAGGAATATGAATATTGGCTCATCAGATAATTTTTCATTAGAAGTTATTTCAGATCAAGTATATATGAGACCTTTTATGGCGAAAAAACCAGAGAAAAAATTTATAAGAGCGGGGGTATACGAGACGATTTATAACTTTACTATAAAATTTAGAAAAAGGGGATTAGGAGTTGAAACTGAAGAGCAAATAGTACAAAAATTTAACATTGAGGTACAACAAGAAAGAATCGGTAAAGAAAAAAAGAAAGAGATTGGAGAAATTACTATTTCTAAGATCAATGGGAAAATTAATGTTGTTCCATCAAAATTGCCAAATGAAATATCAACGGATGATATAATTCCCCCTTTTTTAACAATTGAACAAAATAAACAAAAATCGCTTCTTTTGGAAAGAGTTACGTCTTTTATTATGCCGCCGATTTTTAGTGATATCTCAATATATGATTTTGACCCTAAAATTATTAAAAGAGCTACGCCTATAACTGGAAAAGCAGAATTGGAAGAAGATGGAAGTAATTTAGCCATTATTCTCAAAAATATTATAGAAAACAAGGAAAATAAAAGAAAATTTTTTAATTTAGTACAAGACCTTTTACCCTTTGTAGATAATTTAAATGTAGAAAAATTTGTAGATAAATCTTTATTTTTTAAGTTAAAGGAAACATATAGTAAGAAGGAATATTTACCCGCATCTTTAATTTCTGATGGAACAGTAAATATAATTGCTTTAATTATTGCTTTATATTTTGAAAAAAAACCAATAACTATAATTGAAGAGCCAGAAAGAAATATACATCCTTATCTTATTTCAAAAGTGGTAGAGATGATGAAAGATGTAACAACACAGGTAATTGTTACTACTCACAACCCTGAGATAGTAAAACATGCAGGTTTAGAAAATATTCTACTCATTTCCCGCGACAAAAATGGTTTTTCGGTTATTTCTAAACCACAAGAGAAAGAAGATGTTAAAATATTTTTAGAAAATGAATTAGGTATTGAAGAACTTTATGTACAAAATTTACTTGGGTCAAATATATGA
- a CDS encoding nucleotidyltransferase domain-containing protein, whose product MKAKEMEKTMEEKIRNIIVEVLTKSNITIDEIILFGSRARGDFNEESDFDILIIIRNNVKINQKRKIWQDIFNALHKHFPFTPFDIIIKTLNDFESEKNVVNTISNEAYIEGEIIFYKAERYYGI is encoded by the coding sequence ATGAAAGCAAAAGAAATGGAAAAAACAATGGAAGAAAAAATTAGAAATATAATTGTGGAAGTGCTTACAAAATCTAACATTACAATTGATGAAATAATTCTGTTTGGTTCTCGTGCAAGAGGCGATTTTAATGAAGAAAGTGATTTTGATATTTTAATTATAATAAGAAATAATGTAAAAATTAACCAGAAAAGAAAAATCTGGCAAGATATATTTAATGCACTTCATAAACATTTTCCTTTTACTCCCTTTGATATAATTATCAAGACATTAAATGATTTTGAAAGTGAAAAAAATGTTGTAAATACAATCTCAAATGAAGCATATATTGAAGGAGAAATAATATTTTACAAGGCAGAGAGATATTATGGTATTTAA